In Thiovibrio frasassiensis, one DNA window encodes the following:
- the fliW gene encoding flagellar assembly protein FliW, protein MMHAMATTPCTEKTEKKGAITVPTSRFGALSVNPEKIITMTSPFLGFPNSMRFFVKPHGEESPFLWLQSLNDPKLAFVVIQAALLIPQYQAEISASTRQELQALPEQALEILLILTIPKDNPEGMTANLLGPVAINPEKRLAKQVLQDPTRYDACWPVFTTDEPAE, encoded by the coding sequence ATGATGCACGCCATGGCCACAACACCCTGCACTGAAAAGACAGAAAAAAAGGGAGCAATCACGGTGCCCACCAGCCGCTTTGGCGCACTGTCGGTAAACCCCGAGAAGATCATTACCATGACCTCCCCTTTTCTGGGCTTCCCGAATTCGATGCGGTTCTTTGTCAAGCCGCACGGAGAAGAATCGCCGTTTCTCTGGCTGCAGTCCCTGAACGACCCGAAGCTCGCCTTTGTGGTGATCCAGGCCGCTCTGCTGATCCCGCAATACCAAGCGGAAATCTCCGCCTCGACCCGCCAGGAGCTGCAAGCTTTGCCGGAACAAGCGCTGGAAATTCTGCTCATCCTGACCATCCCCAAGGACAACCCCGAAGGGATGACGGCCAACCTGCTCGGACCGGTGGCAATCAACCCCGAGAAACGTTTGGCCAAGCAGGTATTACAGGATCCCACGCGCTACGATGCCTGCTGGCCCGTTTTCACCACGGATGAACCGGCGGAATAG
- the csrA gene encoding carbon storage regulator CsrA codes for MLILTRKPGEAIAISDGITVRVLEIKGGQVKIGIEAPAEVTVHREEIYLRIVEENIRAATEAPEDLASLTSVFGDEKTRIKPPPEKGK; via the coding sequence GTGCTGATACTTACCCGGAAACCGGGAGAAGCCATTGCCATAAGCGACGGGATTACAGTCAGGGTTCTTGAGATAAAAGGCGGCCAAGTCAAGATCGGAATCGAGGCCCCGGCCGAGGTCACGGTCCACCGGGAAGAGATTTACCTCCGCATCGTGGAGGAAAACATTCGCGCCGCAACGGAGGCCCCGGAAGATCTTGCTTCCCTCACCTCTGTCTTTGGCGACGAGAAAACACGAATCAAGCCGCCGCCTGAAAAGGGCAAATAA
- a CDS encoding flagellin N-terminal helical domain-containing protein, whose amino-acid sequence MRITMQSVHNKTLRDLNNLTTSMSRVNSQISSGKQISTISQDPVNLITALGLRSTLTQITTYQDNLTFGDKSISAAESALTQMKDLTLRAKVLGLQQANATVNTQNRASAAEEVRHLWEEAITLANSDVNGKYIFGGYRTTGYTDIEPEPFVADLTAGYHINGQPLPALAAAAPTQYNLNTGDLAINGLPIDATVADADSTAHADASAAAKASAINAKFASTGVRADITPANKVAAGAVTQTLPLPPLTNIASGDLLINGQDIFDGVTNPAAAAVLGQDSDNTLVNAINAHSATTGVIASRDSSGILSLTAVDGRNIEVATNANGEAISQLNGAAGDTVYFGTVQLSSNQPFSLQTTPITEPGLVALGLDGGTAITGESSDTVGDGLLTMITIQKQDGNVRYAGDPDHDLAIKVGKISTLEVAKNGKTAVLDTGIFAMLKKLEDSLLGEKFSSVTGLNKATDTTAKLDSGNTGLEKQDTAFTSGTIAFTVTDHSTYPPTNRTMDIGIALATDSPADIAARINGIPGMTASWNSDGYLKLETTDTERYSFTYTDTSNFLEMSGITPDTMQVQSINKAVDDANTVMDNLSTQVSDFGARVNRIMVQQQIYSKLELATTENLSEKEDTDFTKALLELKSKETAYEAALAAAAKTMQMSLLDFLK is encoded by the coding sequence ATGCGGATTACCATGCAGTCAGTCCATAACAAGACCCTGAGGGATCTCAACAACCTCACCACGTCCATGAGCCGGGTCAACTCACAGATTTCCTCGGGAAAACAAATATCAACGATCTCCCAAGATCCGGTCAATCTGATAACCGCCCTGGGGCTCAGGTCCACGCTTACCCAGATCACCACCTACCAGGACAATCTTACCTTCGGCGACAAGAGCATCTCCGCCGCGGAAAGCGCCCTCACCCAGATGAAGGACCTCACCTTGCGCGCCAAGGTTTTGGGGCTGCAACAGGCAAATGCCACGGTCAATACGCAAAACCGGGCCAGTGCGGCGGAAGAGGTCCGTCACCTCTGGGAAGAAGCCATTACCCTTGCCAACAGCGACGTGAACGGCAAATACATCTTTGGCGGCTACCGGACCACCGGCTACACGGACATTGAGCCGGAACCTTTTGTCGCCGACCTGACAGCAGGGTATCACATCAACGGCCAACCGTTACCCGCCCTCGCCGCTGCCGCACCGACACAATACAACCTGAACACCGGTGACTTGGCCATCAACGGACTCCCCATTGACGCCACCGTTGCTGATGCCGATTCCACCGCCCATGCCGATGCCTCGGCAGCAGCCAAGGCATCGGCGATCAATGCCAAATTTGCCTCTACCGGAGTAAGGGCAGACATCACTCCGGCAAACAAAGTCGCCGCTGGAGCTGTAACGCAAACGCTGCCCCTTCCACCTCTCACAAACATCGCCTCAGGCGATCTGCTGATTAACGGGCAGGATATTTTTGACGGCGTAACCAATCCTGCCGCGGCTGCCGTTCTTGGCCAGGACTCAGACAACACCTTGGTAAATGCGATCAATGCCCACTCTGCGACCACCGGCGTTATCGCTTCCCGCGACAGCAGCGGCATCCTCTCGCTCACCGCAGTGGATGGCAGGAATATCGAGGTTGCAACAAACGCCAATGGGGAAGCCATTTCCCAGCTTAACGGCGCCGCAGGCGATACTGTCTACTTCGGCACCGTACAACTTTCCTCGAATCAGCCCTTTAGCCTGCAAACCACCCCGATTACCGAACCAGGCCTCGTCGCCCTCGGCCTGGATGGGGGAACAGCCATCACCGGCGAAAGCAGCGATACCGTCGGGGATGGCCTCTTGACAATGATCACCATCCAAAAACAAGATGGCAACGTCCGCTATGCCGGGGATCCTGACCATGACCTGGCAATCAAGGTTGGCAAGATCAGCACCCTGGAGGTGGCCAAAAACGGCAAAACCGCCGTGCTGGACACCGGTATTTTTGCCATGCTGAAAAAATTGGAAGACAGCTTGCTCGGCGAGAAATTCAGCTCCGTAACGGGCCTGAACAAAGCCACCGACACCACCGCCAAGCTGGACAGCGGCAACACCGGACTTGAGAAACAGGACACCGCCTTTACCTCCGGGACAATCGCCTTTACGGTGACCGACCACTCCACGTATCCGCCCACGAATCGCACCATGGATATTGGGATCGCTCTTGCCACTGACAGCCCGGCAGATATTGCCGCGAGAATAAACGGCATCCCCGGCATGACCGCCTCCTGGAATAGTGATGGCTACCTAAAACTTGAAACCACCGACACCGAGCGATACAGCTTTACCTACACCGACACCAGCAATTTCCTGGAAATGTCGGGCATCACCCCCGACACCATGCAGGTACAGAGTATCAACAAGGCCGTTGATGATGCCAACACGGTAATGGATAACCTTTCCACCCAGGTCTCCGACTTTGGCGCCCGGGTGAATCGGATCATGGTCCAGCAGCAGATCTATTCAAAGCTCGAGCTGGCCACCACGGAAAATCTCTCGGAAAAAGAAGATACCGATTTCACCAAAGCGCTGCTGGAACTCAAGTCCAAGGAAACCGCCTACGAAGCTGCGCTGGCGGCCGCAGCCAAAACCATGCAGATGAGCCTGCTGGATTTCCTTAAGTAA
- the flgK gene encoding flagellar hook-associated protein FlgK: protein MAGIGHVLSIAKEALLTHQLSIQVASHNIANVDTPGYTRQSLQLETHNATPISSGMLGGGVKGTSILRNYDQFMVQRLANQESTLGSLEAQQQSMRLVETVFNEAPGLAINDLMNQFWSSWQELADNPEISATRQQVVQSSQLIIDQLHTMTGELTQAKFDIGISLDTAIEDVNSIVTQIADLNVQISGAESAAGEANDMRDKRDGLVRELSQLLDVSFFEDKNGAYTILMADGHTLVESNQSWQVDWENNELIWVNKDSNGLETRRPIGGGAELGGKIGGWLEVRGNLVEGDPNNFLGRLDAFANAMIREINQQHSQGVGLTMFSDALTGSAQAKDVARLTATIDPITANLTIAPDSITINNRAVGEIIGGTPLNGLATIKAYNAVTAINTAATDVTARLTTQMAGSLSVDASNIQAGDIISLTVNGVAVNYTVVGGVGGDLGDNAAFATHLAAEITSDLSTYNGLATTSNPVTIKATAGTGSNGGVANSLVFYNENEGDGSSITVDNLNITLFAAGPATIADLGLATVAGNTYTADATHNTGKITLFSTNTFTLKAGATDSILAQLGLTGTTVSSFDTQTGDGSITYGPEVSSQGPLLPGFDYFDELDTSGSFDIWVYNTDGSLALPQPVTVSLERAYDLNGVVRAINTAMTNAGAVTGGTRWVEASPSNASLRLTPDTNHQFVFANDTSNLLQVAGLNTFFTGSSAATIGVNSVITNNFNNLAAGTVGAQGQIFSGDNTNSLKITSIQHDETIKYTGGAKNTLDGFYNTLVGQVANTTRTISRTYDSTVLVNNQVSEMRDSVSGVSLDEEMANLVKYQHAYTAAARLITMSDEMLQTLLDSVR, encoded by the coding sequence ATGGCCGGCATTGGACATGTGCTGAGCATTGCCAAGGAGGCGCTCCTCACCCACCAGCTTTCTATCCAGGTGGCGTCGCACAATATTGCCAATGTTGACACCCCCGGCTACACCAGACAGTCGCTGCAGCTTGAAACCCATAATGCGACCCCCATCAGCTCCGGTATGCTCGGCGGCGGGGTTAAGGGCACAAGCATCCTGAGAAATTACGACCAGTTCATGGTGCAGCGCCTCGCCAACCAGGAATCAACCCTGGGCAGCCTGGAAGCGCAGCAGCAATCCATGCGGCTGGTGGAAACCGTGTTCAATGAAGCGCCGGGCCTGGCCATCAACGATCTGATGAACCAATTCTGGTCCAGTTGGCAGGAGCTGGCCGACAACCCGGAAATATCCGCGACCAGACAACAGGTGGTCCAGTCTTCCCAGCTGATCATTGATCAGCTGCACACCATGACCGGCGAATTGACCCAGGCCAAATTCGATATCGGGATCAGTCTCGACACAGCCATCGAAGACGTCAACTCCATTGTCACCCAGATCGCAGACCTCAATGTCCAGATTTCCGGCGCGGAATCCGCGGCTGGCGAGGCAAACGACATGCGCGACAAAAGAGACGGCTTGGTCCGGGAGCTTTCCCAGCTGCTCGACGTCTCTTTCTTCGAAGATAAAAACGGCGCCTACACCATTCTCATGGCCGACGGCCACACCCTGGTGGAAAGCAACCAATCCTGGCAGGTGGACTGGGAAAACAACGAACTCATCTGGGTAAACAAAGACAGCAATGGCCTGGAAACCCGCCGGCCCATCGGCGGCGGGGCCGAATTGGGCGGCAAGATCGGAGGCTGGCTTGAGGTCCGCGGCAATCTGGTTGAAGGCGACCCGAACAATTTCCTCGGCCGCCTCGACGCCTTTGCCAACGCGATGATCCGGGAGATCAACCAGCAACACTCCCAAGGGGTCGGACTTACCATGTTCAGCGATGCCCTGACCGGTTCGGCGCAGGCGAAAGATGTTGCCCGGCTCACCGCCACCATCGATCCGATCACCGCAAATTTGACCATTGCCCCGGACAGCATCACCATCAACAACCGCGCTGTCGGAGAAATCATTGGCGGCACCCCGCTGAATGGTCTGGCCACGATCAAGGCTTACAACGCCGTGACCGCGATCAATACAGCAGCAACCGACGTCACCGCAAGACTCACCACCCAGATGGCGGGAAGCTTGTCGGTTGACGCGAGCAACATTCAGGCGGGAGACATAATCAGCCTCACCGTCAATGGTGTTGCCGTGAATTACACGGTGGTCGGCGGCGTGGGCGGAGACTTGGGCGACAATGCCGCCTTTGCCACACACCTGGCCGCCGAAATCACCAGTGACCTTTCCACCTACAACGGCCTCGCCACCACCAGCAATCCGGTGACCATCAAAGCCACCGCCGGCACCGGCAGCAATGGCGGCGTTGCCAACTCCCTCGTCTTTTACAACGAAAATGAGGGAGACGGCTCCTCAATCACCGTGGACAACCTGAACATAACCCTTTTTGCCGCTGGCCCAGCGACCATCGCGGACCTGGGTCTCGCCACTGTCGCCGGCAACACCTACACCGCCGATGCCACCCACAACACGGGCAAGATCACCCTGTTTTCCACCAACACCTTTACCCTCAAAGCCGGGGCCACCGATTCCATCCTGGCCCAGCTCGGCCTTACCGGAACCACGGTCTCTTCTTTTGACACGCAAACCGGCGACGGCTCCATCACCTATGGCCCGGAAGTGAGTTCCCAAGGCCCCCTGCTGCCCGGCTTCGACTATTTTGACGAACTCGACACCAGCGGCAGCTTCGATATCTGGGTTTACAACACCGATGGCTCCTTGGCCCTGCCCCAGCCCGTTACCGTCTCCCTGGAGCGGGCCTACGATTTAAACGGTGTGGTCCGCGCCATCAACACCGCCATGACGAACGCCGGCGCGGTTACCGGGGGTACACGCTGGGTGGAGGCCTCCCCCTCCAACGCCAGCCTGCGCCTCACCCCGGACACCAACCACCAGTTCGTCTTTGCCAATGACACCTCCAACCTTCTGCAGGTTGCCGGGCTGAACACCTTTTTCACCGGCAGCAGCGCGGCAACCATCGGCGTTAACAGCGTGATTACGAACAATTTCAACAACCTGGCCGCAGGCACCGTTGGCGCCCAAGGGCAAATATTTAGCGGGGACAACACTAATTCCCTCAAGATCACGAGCATCCAGCACGATGAGACTATTAAGTATACCGGGGGCGCAAAAAACACTCTGGATGGCTTTTACAATACCCTGGTCGGCCAGGTTGCCAACACCACCCGCACCATCAGCCGCACTTACGATTCTACGGTGCTGGTAAACAATCAGGTGAGCGAAATGCGCGATTCGGTCTCCGGCGTTTCCCTTGATGAAGAAATGGCGAATCTGGTCAAATACCAGCACGCCTATACCGCCGCCGCCCGCCTCATCACCATGTCGGACGAAATGCTGCAGACCCTGCTTGATTCGGTACGATAG
- the flgN gene encoding flagellar export chaperone FlgN, translated as MQQTTEQHALPAKFFEALEQEILLSQDLLVILNEEQKALVIMDMQALILLSNKKENRLSRLQALDSLLADLTRELCPEAKGKTARLGALIPLLSQEEGETLNLYRTKLSGLREEILSRTQINKHFAADVKTYLNDAISLITSGIAERPMYGLTGRSKKPSLNQPSFISREV; from the coding sequence ATGCAGCAGACAACAGAGCAACACGCCCTGCCGGCTAAATTCTTCGAAGCCCTGGAGCAGGAGATCCTCCTTTCCCAGGACCTGCTCGTCATCTTGAACGAAGAACAAAAAGCCCTGGTGATCATGGACATGCAGGCCCTCATTCTCTTGAGCAACAAGAAAGAAAACAGACTGAGCCGCCTCCAGGCCCTGGATTCTCTGCTCGCCGATTTGACCAGGGAGCTCTGCCCGGAAGCAAAGGGAAAAACTGCAAGACTTGGGGCCCTCATCCCCCTCCTCAGCCAGGAAGAGGGGGAAACGCTGAACCTGTATCGCACAAAACTGAGCGGACTGCGGGAAGAGATCCTCAGCCGCACCCAAATCAACAAGCACTTTGCCGCGGATGTAAAAACATATCTCAATGACGCCATTTCCCTTATCACCAGCGGGATAGCGGAACGCCCCATGTACGGCCTCACCGGGCGCAGCAAAAAGCCCTCCCTGAATCAACCTTCCTTTATCAGTCGGGAGGTCTAA
- a CDS encoding rod-binding protein produces MDIISEATSGLKGISNSADTLKEKKLREACAGFEALMLKQILSQARQGIEKSGLLDGGYGEEMFQSIQDDQMTQKMAASSGLGFGEMLYRQLSQAHAPQSPTSKEK; encoded by the coding sequence ATGGATATTATCAGCGAAGCAACAAGCGGGCTTAAGGGAATCAGCAATTCTGCCGATACGCTCAAGGAGAAGAAACTCCGCGAGGCCTGCGCCGGCTTTGAAGCCCTGATGCTCAAACAGATTCTGAGCCAAGCCCGCCAGGGGATCGAAAAAAGCGGTCTGCTTGACGGCGGCTATGGCGAGGAAATGTTTCAGTCCATCCAGGATGACCAGATGACCCAGAAAATGGCGGCAAGCTCCGGCCTCGGCTTTGGCGAGATGCTCTACCGGCAACTCTCACAAGCCCATGCCCCGCAGAGCCCAACGAGTAAGGAGAAGTAA
- a CDS encoding flagellar basal body P-ring protein FlgI has product MQTTTVPFTNTSQTIRRTTLLFVAALLLGFLWNTGFAHAVRLKDLASVKGVRNNQLVGYGIVVGLNGTGDGNKAAFTGQGLTNMLNNLGVKADPEATKVKNIASVMVTATLPPFFKVGQRIDVTISSVGDATSLQGGTLLVTPLKGLDNNVYAMAQGPISTGADPAARGAAKQANHLTVARITNGASVEREVPVNFANKESITISLAAPDFTTISLMKTAIDAYLGGAYATARDGASVDVAVPPKFKAQEVALLAALENIEINPERRARVVLNERTGTVVMGDNVTISQMALSHGNLSLQVKPPPQPGAAANAPVDTAKVGQKVVTLQPGVTLGEVVRALNSVGVAPRELIAIFQAIKAAGALQAELEII; this is encoded by the coding sequence ATGCAGACGACAACCGTACCCTTCACAAATACAAGCCAGACCATACGGCGAACAACCCTGCTCTTTGTCGCCGCGCTTCTGCTCGGTTTTCTCTGGAACACCGGGTTTGCCCATGCCGTCCGCTTAAAAGATCTGGCTTCGGTAAAGGGGGTGCGGAACAACCAGCTGGTGGGCTACGGCATTGTGGTCGGCTTAAACGGCACCGGCGATGGCAACAAAGCCGCTTTTACCGGCCAGGGGCTGACCAATATGCTCAACAATCTCGGGGTCAAGGCGGACCCGGAAGCTACCAAGGTGAAAAATATCGCCAGCGTCATGGTCACCGCCACCCTGCCGCCCTTCTTCAAGGTGGGCCAGAGGATCGACGTAACCATATCTTCGGTGGGCGATGCCACATCCTTGCAAGGCGGCACCCTGCTGGTCACCCCCCTTAAGGGTCTGGACAATAATGTCTATGCCATGGCCCAGGGGCCCATCAGCACCGGAGCCGACCCCGCAGCCCGGGGCGCGGCAAAACAAGCAAATCATCTGACCGTGGCCCGGATCACCAACGGCGCCTCGGTGGAACGGGAAGTGCCGGTGAATTTTGCCAACAAGGAGAGCATCACCATCAGCCTGGCCGCCCCGGATTTCACCACGATCTCCCTGATGAAAACCGCCATTGACGCCTATCTGGGCGGCGCCTACGCCACCGCCCGGGACGGTGCCTCGGTGGATGTCGCAGTGCCGCCAAAATTCAAGGCGCAGGAGGTCGCGCTGCTGGCAGCCCTGGAAAACATCGAAATCAACCCGGAACGGCGGGCCAGGGTGGTCCTCAACGAACGGACCGGCACGGTGGTCATGGGCGACAATGTCACCATCAGTCAAATGGCCCTTTCCCATGGGAATCTGAGCCTGCAAGTCAAGCCCCCGCCCCAGCCCGGTGCTGCAGCCAATGCCCCGGTTGACACGGCCAAGGTCGGGCAAAAGGTGGTAACCCTGCAACCGGGCGTCACCCTGGGCGAGGTGGTCCGGGCCTTGAACTCGGTGGGCGTCGCGCCCCGGGAACTCATCGCCATCTTTCAGGCCATCAAGGCCGCAGGCGCCTTGCAGGCCGAACTGGAAATCATTTAG
- a CDS encoding flagellar basal body L-ring protein FlgH, whose protein sequence is MRTLQHTTIGILLLAGLSACAGSQQAQQLPERYTLPTPPKAAQVQPEGTIYAASTSGLDLYADSRAKKIGDIVLVRIVETSKANKEANTKTQRTSSATGGISSMFGLETWLADNNHRFTPSLTELQARLTNDFEGKAKTDRKSNVTATISARVIDITTDGNLNIRGYQEVKVNDETQHIILSGIIRPQDVAQDNSVLSTHVADARIEYSGQGVLGDKQRPGWLARALDTVWPF, encoded by the coding sequence ATGCGCACCCTACAGCACACCACCATCGGCATCCTTCTGCTCGCCGGCCTTTCCGCCTGCGCCGGCAGCCAGCAAGCCCAGCAGTTGCCGGAGCGCTACACCCTGCCCACCCCGCCCAAAGCCGCGCAAGTCCAGCCGGAGGGAACAATCTACGCGGCCAGCACCAGCGGCTTAGATCTGTATGCGGACAGCCGGGCGAAAAAGATCGGCGACATCGTTCTGGTCCGCATCGTGGAAACCTCCAAGGCCAACAAGGAAGCCAACACCAAAACCCAGCGGACCTCCAGCGCCACCGGCGGCATTTCCAGCATGTTCGGCCTGGAGACCTGGCTGGCGGATAACAACCACCGTTTTACCCCCTCGCTCACCGAACTCCAGGCCAGGCTGACCAATGATTTCGAAGGCAAGGCCAAGACCGACCGGAAAAGCAACGTCACCGCCACCATCTCGGCCCGGGTCATCGACATCACCACAGACGGCAACCTGAACATCCGCGGCTACCAGGAGGTGAAGGTCAACGATGAAACCCAGCACATCATCCTCTCCGGCATCATCCGTCCGCAGGATGTCGCCCAGGACAACTCGGTCCTCTCGACCCATGTTGCCGACGCCCGGATCGAATACAGCGGCCAGGGGGTTCTCGGCGACAAGCAGCGACCGGGCTGGCTGGCCAGGGCCCTGGACACCGTGTGGCCGTTTTAG
- the flgA gene encoding flagellar basal body P-ring formation chaperone FlgA, producing MLLRITRLLLVAMLFCLACPLSGQAAESIAAPELAALETIFSKVVLGNAPWPKEDVKITNFNVQPLAMTIPAGSFDYRVTQRPSDFRPGKKNVSIDILQEGLEQGQVKMSGDLRLFGTVANTTKRLNRNDILSRDDIAMRRQDISMLDGGIIKDPEQAVGQKLKISLPAGAILYEQSLDAPNLVKRGERVTIMAKSKAIQITAPGEAKNSGALGEMIRVKNLMSRREIHARVLDVGLVEAEF from the coding sequence ATGCTGCTGCGTATTACACGTCTCCTCTTGGTTGCAATGCTGTTCTGCCTTGCCTGTCCTCTTTCCGGACAGGCGGCGGAGAGCATTGCCGCCCCGGAACTTGCCGCCTTGGAAACGATCTTCAGCAAGGTTGTCCTTGGAAATGCCCCTTGGCCCAAGGAGGACGTCAAGATCACCAATTTCAACGTCCAGCCCCTGGCCATGACCATCCCGGCGGGCAGTTTTGATTACCGGGTCACCCAGAGGCCATCCGACTTCCGGCCCGGCAAAAAGAATGTCAGCATCGACATCCTGCAAGAGGGTTTGGAGCAAGGCCAGGTGAAGATGAGCGGCGATCTCCGGCTTTTCGGCACGGTGGCCAACACCACAAAACGGCTGAACCGAAACGATATCCTCAGCCGCGATGACATCGCCATGCGGCGGCAGGATATCTCCATGCTGGATGGCGGGATCATTAAAGACCCGGAGCAGGCGGTCGGGCAAAAGCTCAAAATCTCGCTGCCGGCCGGAGCCATCCTCTATGAACAATCCCTTGATGCCCCAAACTTGGTAAAACGGGGCGAGCGGGTGACCATCATGGCAAAATCGAAGGCAATTCAGATAACCGCGCCTGGAGAAGCAAAAAATTCCGGGGCACTCGGCGAAATGATCCGGGTCAAAAACCTCATGAGCCGCAGGGAGATCCATGCCCGGGTTCTGGACGTCGGCCTTGTGGAGGCAGAATTTTGA
- the flgG gene encoding flagellar basal-body rod protein FlgG, which produces MIRSLFSGRSGMTGQQLQLDTIANNLANVNTAGFKKSRAQFEDLYYQEIRAMGTETADGGRVPSGIQVGLGVRPTSVQKIFTQGSLTETGNDLDWAIEGAGFFKVIRDGEDYFTRAGAFSLDGDGNVVTQNGDRLQPEVTVPQGTTSIAINSNGLLTAKDAQQQVLATVQITLHSFINPGGLRSYGANLFQETLASGAPTEANPGTEGLGTIQQRFIEVSNVDVTEELVNMIITQRAYEVNSKAVTTADKLLEVANTLVR; this is translated from the coding sequence ATGATCCGCTCACTATTCTCCGGACGCTCCGGCATGACCGGCCAGCAATTGCAGCTGGACACCATCGCCAACAACCTGGCCAACGTCAACACCGCCGGCTTCAAGAAAAGCCGGGCCCAATTCGAGGATCTCTACTACCAGGAAATCCGGGCCATGGGCACGGAAACCGCCGATGGCGGCAGGGTGCCCTCCGGCATCCAGGTCGGCCTCGGTGTGCGCCCCACCTCGGTGCAAAAAATCTTCACCCAGGGCAGCCTGACGGAAACGGGCAACGACCTGGACTGGGCCATTGAGGGCGCCGGATTTTTCAAGGTGATCCGCGATGGCGAGGATTACTTTACCCGGGCCGGCGCCTTCAGCCTTGATGGCGACGGCAACGTAGTCACCCAGAACGGCGATCGGCTGCAGCCTGAAGTTACCGTGCCCCAGGGAACAACCTCCATCGCCATCAACAGCAATGGCCTTCTCACCGCCAAGGATGCCCAGCAGCAGGTGCTCGCCACGGTCCAGATCACCCTGCACAGCTTCATCAATCCCGGCGGCTTGCGCAGTTACGGCGCCAATCTTTTCCAGGAAACCCTGGCTTCCGGCGCCCCCACCGAGGCCAACCCCGGCACCGAGGGCTTGGGCACCATCCAGCAGCGCTTTATAGAGGTCTCAAACGTGGATGTCACCGAGGAACTGGTCAACATGATCATTACCCAGCGCGCCTACGAAGTAAACTCCAAGGCGGTCACCACCGCGGACAAGCTGCTGGAAGTGGCCAACACCCTGGTCCGTTAA
- the flgF gene encoding flagellar basal-body rod protein FlgF, producing the protein MFINNRLGLLESVETLINQEQRLNQVSNNLANVDTPGFKKETVTFDEMLYQANRSRQRVGKGLRINTVQEQGVVQKTDAPLDLAISGDGFFRVETPAGERYTRAGNFQRNNEGVLVTANGYPVLGDGGPITINGNKVNIARDGNVFVDGIKVDRLSVNTVDPLGLKKEGENLFRLVEGAAVETPESVQILQGHLEKSNVNTVTEMTEMIDLYRAYEGQQKMIRAVDDLDDLAVRRVGSLAG; encoded by the coding sequence ATGTTCATCAACAACAGACTCGGATTACTGGAAAGCGTTGAAACCCTGATCAACCAGGAACAGCGGCTGAACCAGGTATCAAACAACCTGGCGAACGTTGATACCCCTGGGTTCAAGAAAGAAACCGTCACTTTCGACGAGATGCTCTACCAGGCGAATCGCTCCCGCCAACGGGTCGGCAAGGGGTTGCGGATCAACACGGTCCAGGAGCAGGGCGTTGTTCAAAAAACTGACGCACCCCTTGATTTGGCCATCTCCGGGGATGGTTTTTTCCGGGTCGAGACCCCGGCCGGGGAGCGTTATACCAGGGCCGGAAACTTCCAGCGCAACAACGAAGGGGTGCTGGTCACCGCCAATGGCTACCCGGTGCTGGGCGATGGCGGCCCCATCACCATCAACGGCAACAAGGTCAATATCGCCCGCGACGGCAACGTTTTTGTCGATGGCATCAAGGTTGACCGCCTGTCGGTAAACACCGTTGACCCGCTGGGGCTGAAAAAAGAAGGCGAAAACCTTTTCCGTCTGGTGGAGGGCGCGGCGGTGGAAACCCCGGAAAGTGTCCAGATCCTGCAAGGGCATCTGGAAAAATCAAACGTCAACACCGTCACGGAAATGACGGAGATGATCGATCTCTACCGCGCTTACGAAGGACAACAAAAAATGATCCGGGCCGTGGACGACCTGGACGACCTTGCCGTGCGCAGGGTCGGCAGCCTGGCAGGATAA
- a CDS encoding EscU/YscU/HrcU family type III secretion system export apparatus switch protein: MPDRPAKKKAVALRYDTSQDPAPKIIAKGAGDIALKIIALAKEHGIPIQEDADLVEVLAKLDLNADIPPETYLVVAEILAFIYRANTKMTPS, encoded by the coding sequence ATGCCAGATAGACCAGCAAAAAAAAAGGCTGTTGCCCTCCGCTACGATACAAGCCAGGATCCCGCGCCCAAGATTATCGCCAAGGGAGCGGGAGACATTGCCCTAAAAATCATCGCCCTGGCCAAGGAACATGGCATCCCCATTCAAGAGGATGCCGATCTGGTCGAGGTTTTGGCCAAACTGGACCTGAATGCGGACATCCCCCCGGAAACCTATCTGGTGGTGGCGGAAATCCTCGCCTTTATCTACCGGGCCAACACCAAGATGACGCCCTCCTGA